Proteins from a single region of Gemmatimonadaceae bacterium:
- a CDS encoding heme exporter protein CcmB, which produces MSIRDDWRRTWAVALKDLTAERRSRATVNAVTFLGVLVLMLFGFALGPDTEAMREAAVGAIWLAILFSGVLAFNRCYQLELDGGALEPLLLYPGSRWSIFAGKLLANLAFVFLVELIVIPVALVLFNVTVSGGWGAQLAVLVLGTVGFVTLGTFYAAMSSRSRSREVLLPLLLFPMMIPALLASVQASTALLSGDLMREAGAWVRLLIAYDAIFIAASLAGFEYAIEV; this is translated from the coding sequence ATGAGCATTCGCGACGACTGGAGGCGCACCTGGGCCGTGGCGCTCAAGGACCTGACCGCGGAGCGGCGCTCGCGGGCCACGGTGAACGCGGTGACGTTCCTTGGTGTCCTCGTCCTGATGCTGTTCGGGTTTGCCCTCGGCCCCGACACGGAGGCCATGCGCGAGGCCGCGGTGGGGGCCATCTGGCTCGCGATCCTCTTCAGCGGCGTTCTGGCGTTCAACCGGTGTTATCAGCTGGAGCTGGACGGCGGCGCGCTCGAGCCGTTGCTGCTCTACCCCGGCTCCCGGTGGTCGATTTTTGCCGGCAAGCTGCTCGCGAACCTGGCGTTCGTCTTTCTGGTCGAGCTGATCGTGATCCCCGTGGCGCTGGTGCTTTTCAACGTCACCGTGTCCGGTGGCTGGGGGGCCCAGCTGGCCGTCCTGGTGCTCGGCACGGTGGGGTTCGTGACCCTGGGTACCTTTTATGCAGCCATGTCGAGCCGGAGTCGCTCGCGCGAGGTCCTGCTTCCGTTGCTGCTGTTCCCGATGATGATTCCCGCCCTGCTCGCCTCGGTGCAGGCCTCCACCGCTCTGCTTTCGGGTGACCTGATGCGGGAGGCCGGAGCGTGGGTCCGGCTGCTGATCGCGTACGACGCCATCTTCATTGCGGCGTCGCTGGCGGGATTCGAATACGCAATCGAGGTGTGA
- the ccsA gene encoding cytochrome c biogenesis protein CcsA, producing the protein MSTFDVSTAATDRSPRFAWGWVAVAGLIGLVAAQAHGVLTSPPDRDMAHLQKIMYVHVPAAWNAFIAFFVVAIASLRYLWKGQRTDDLLAASAAEVGSLLTGLTLVLGMLWGRPAWGIWWTWEPRTTSTAVLFFMFLAYLILRRFVDDPERRAQWSAVVGILGALNVPIVYMSVRWWRTLHQVQSTEMTLDASYTLPLRLNALAMMLVVLGFIAHRYHSAQLQLAADDLEDHAALLDGGIRA; encoded by the coding sequence GTGTCTACGTTCGATGTGTCGACGGCAGCCACAGACCGCTCACCAAGGTTTGCCTGGGGGTGGGTGGCGGTGGCGGGCCTGATCGGGCTGGTCGCGGCGCAAGCGCATGGGGTGCTGACGAGCCCTCCCGATCGGGACATGGCGCACCTGCAGAAGATCATGTACGTGCACGTGCCGGCCGCGTGGAACGCGTTCATTGCGTTCTTCGTGGTCGCGATCGCGAGCCTGCGCTACCTCTGGAAGGGACAACGCACCGACGACTTGCTGGCCGCCTCGGCCGCCGAGGTTGGCTCGCTGCTCACGGGGTTGACGCTCGTGCTGGGGATGTTGTGGGGCCGGCCAGCCTGGGGGATCTGGTGGACATGGGAGCCGCGCACCACCTCGACGGCCGTGTTGTTCTTCATGTTCCTCGCCTACCTCATCCTTCGGCGATTCGTCGACGATCCGGAGCGCCGTGCCCAATGGAGCGCGGTGGTCGGTATTCTTGGCGCGCTGAACGTGCCGATCGTGTACATGTCCGTGCGCTGGTGGCGCACGCTGCACCAGGTACAGTCCACCGAGATGACGCTCGATGCTTCATATACCCTGCCGTTGCGCCTGAACGCGCTCGCGATGATGCTCGTGGTGCTGGGGTTCATTGCGCATCGTTACCACTCGGCGCAGCTCCAGCTTGCCGCCGACGACCTCGAGGACCACGCCGCGCTCCT